Genomic DNA from Halobaculum sp. MBLA0147:
GAGAGGACGCGGTCGCGCAGGGGGCCGTCGTTCGTCACCACGTAGCCGTCGAACGCCGCCCGCTCCGTCTCCGTCGGTGTGTCGTCTGGCTCCGTCGACACGTTGTCCGCGTCCGTCGACACGTCGTTCGCAGACGGAGACGGACGAGGCGTCGGGGTCGGCGGGACACCGTTCGTCGCCAGTTCGACGACGGCGTCGTCGGCGTAGTCGGCGGCCGTCTCGACGACGCGACACCGCTCGACCAGGTCGCGGCCGACCGACGCCGCGCGTCCCTCCTCGCCGCCGCCCGTCGCCAGGTCGTCTAGTTCCGCGACGACCGACGCCGGCACCACCGGGTCGGTCGGGTCGACGAGGCGGTCGAGTTCCTCGAACACGCGGACGCCCATCTCGACCGGCATCATCAGGGCGTTGGTGTCGAGGACGACCGTCGTCACGACCCGGTCACTCCGAGAGCGTGCCGACGCCGATCAGCCGCCAGCGGGCGCCCATCCGGCGGTTGATCGCCACCTTCGCGCCCGTCTCCGCACAGACCGGGCGTTTGAGCTGGACCTCACACTCCCCGTCGCGGGCGCTCGTCACCGAGCCGACGGTGGTGCTCGTCCCGACGGTGAGCATCAGCGGCTCGCCGGTCGAGATCTCGTCGACGGCACCCTCGCCGACGACGCGGTCGAGCAGCTCCACCTCCATCTCGAAGCTGTCGATCGTCGGCGGGAGCGTCCCCGGCTCGCCGGCGACCTGCCCCGCCAAGGCGTCGCCCTTCGTCAACGACGGGTCCAGTCCCGTCCCGACGCCGAGCAGTCCACCGGGCCCGACCTCGTCGACCGGGTTCCCGCCGGCCTGCAGCGACCGGACGCTCGTCTCGATGGGTTCGTAGCGGGACTCGCCGCCCTCCTCGACCTCGCGGCCGGGGCGGATCTCCAACTCGTCGCCCTCCGTCAGCGTCCCCTGCGCGAGCGACCCGCCGATCACGCCGCCCAGCAGGTCCTCCCAGGTCGTCC
This window encodes:
- a CDS encoding PIN domain-containing protein, encoding MTTVVLDTNALMMPVEMGVRVFEELDRLVDPTDPVVPASVVAELDDLATGGGEEGRAASVGRDLVERCRVVETAADYADDAVVELATNGVPPTPTPRPSPSANDVSTDADNVSTEPDDTPTETERAAFDGYVVTNDGPLRDRVLSRGVRVIGIRGANTLAVTEP